One Amblyomma americanum isolate KBUSLIRL-KWMA chromosome 8, ASM5285725v1, whole genome shotgun sequence DNA window includes the following coding sequences:
- the LOC144101595 gene encoding L-lactate oxidase-like, with the protein MERMILYLVVTCFLHLACHQIHGKPLNDEDNMVVTIADIQRLGEANLDNATRSYIASGAEKEQTLRENTEAFTRFRFRPRALVDVSMVNTATTVLGRRMSFPIGFSPSAAHMIANPVGEFGTAQAARDAGTVMIVSAMSTASLEDIRASAPDLVLWQQIYLFTNRSLTESMVRRAAAQDFGAIVVTVDSPVAGQAISLSKNMFRLPQGLRFANLEASSPGSSFTFEPASGDFIGHLLSPKVTWEDIRWLRRISGLPIVAKGILTGDAALRAMEYGAAAVIVSNHGGRQLDGDPATIEALPEVVAAVGDQMEVYLDGGVRSGADAAKALSLGARAVFVGRPVLWGLAYNGKKGVDKVLDIFRSELKRTIQLLGCTDSNELCTDYIAREGQFSEPLRNTCKRRAPWGDWVEYKIVP; encoded by the exons ATGGAAAGAATGATTCTATACCTGGTTGTCACCTGCTTCCTTCATT TGGCCTGCCATCAAATCCATGGAAAACCCCTTAATGATGAAGACAACATGGTGGTTACCATAGCAGACATCCAGCGCCTGGGAGAGGCGAACCTTGACAATGCCACAAGGAGCTACATCGCCAGCGGTGCTGAGAAGGAGCAGACACTCAGAGAAAACACAGAGGCCTTCACAAG GTTTCGATTCCGACCGCGAGCACTTGTGGACGTGTCCATGGTCAACACCGCCACCACCGTGTTGGGCAGGAGGATGTCCTTTCCGATCGGGTTCTCGCCGTCCGCAGCTCACATGATAGCGAACCCGGTCGGCGAGTTTGGCACTGCGCAAG CGGCCCGTGACGCTGGCACGGTGATGATCGTGAGCGCCATGAGCACCGCATCCCTTGAAGACATCAGAGCTAGTGCGCCTGACCTCGTGCTTTGGCAACAGATCTATTTATTCACAAACCGGTCCCTCACGGAGTCAATGGTGAGGAGAGCTGCAGCCCAAGACTTCGGTGCCATCGTCGTCACCGTGGACTCCCCCGTAGCAGGACAAGCCATCAGCCTCAGCAAGAACATGTTCCGGCTTCCTCAGGGACTCAG GTTTGCGAATTTGGAGGCATCGAGTCCTGGCAGCTCGTTCACATTTGAGCCGGCGAGTGGCGACTTCATTGGCCACCTTCTCTCACCTAAGGTCACATGGGAAGACATCCGCTGGTTGCGGCGCATCTCTGGCCTGCCCATCGTTGCCAAGGGCATTCTCACAG GAGATGCAGCGCTGAGAGCAATGGAATACGGTGCGGCGGCTGTTATTGTCTCCAACCATGGTGGACGACAGTTAGACGGGGATCCGGCGAcg ATCGAGGCCCTTCCTGAGGTGGTGGCTGCTGTAGGAGACCAAATGGAGGTGTACCTGGACGGTGGCGTACGCTCGGGGGCCGATGCCGCCAAGGCGCTCAGCCTTGGAGCCCGCGCCGTATTCGTCGGAAGGCCGGTGCTCTGGGGACTCGCCTACAAC GGCAAGAAAGGAGTCGATAAGGTGTTGGACATATTCCGGAGTGAACTAAAACGCACAATTCAACTCCTAG GTTGCACCGATTCCAATGAGTTGTGCACCGACTACATCGCCCGCGAGGGACAGTTTTCTGAGCCATTGCGTAACACCTGTAAACGAAGAGCGCCCTGGGGAGACTGGGTCGAGTACAAAATTGTCCCATAG